TATTTCAGAAATGGCTCCTTGAACTCTTGCCATGTTAACGTTTGTACTTTGTCATCCCCTAATTCCTTCGAATGTGCGTCCCACAAATCCTTTGCTTGGAGTTGTAGGAGACCCGTTGCAACCATTACTTGGTCTTCCACTTCGCATCTACTTCTCACAAACACCGCCTCAATGCTTGAAATCCACCTTTGACAAGCTATCAGGTTGATTTCCCCTTTATACGGCAAGGGGTTACATGCCATGAACTCCTTGTACGTGCACCTTCGAGTACTTTTCTTTGTTTGTAGTTCATTAATCATCTCCTTTAGTTCTTCCACTTTAGACGTTACGAGAGTATCGAATACTCCCAATACTTGACCTTCCACCTCTTGAGCTAGTCGGGAAATACTAGCTTCAATCGTTTTCTCTACCTCTTCCACAATCATTGTTCTCATTTCATTTCGGCGTGCTTCATCGTCATCATTTACATTCACCGCATCGGCCATCTACATAAAATATTCATTACATTCGTTAGATTTCACTTCATACTTCCCATCATCATGTTTTAACATCATTTTATCATGACACATTCCATTCATCATTCATACTTCATGCTTTTTCGTCATTGACGATCGTATCGTATCATACCGAACGAATTCTTTAATCATACAAATTTCCTTCTCATCATTCACATGTACCTTTCCTTCATCATTTGATTATCAAATTTGCCTTAAACATTGTTTATAAGGCCTTTAAAATCAATTGGAACGAGTCCCATAttcaaaatcatcaaaacaaaaaaaaatgggaACATGTGGGGTGCTCGCGTGGCGCGAAGGCCTACCCGCCCATCCGTCGCGCGACGCCACCAACGTCGCACAGCGCGACGAACATCGGACAAGGGAGTGGCGGGATGCGAACATCAGTTTTCGACAGAAGGTTGTTGTCTTGCTGATGTTGATGCCCAGCTCCATAAATTCTTAAACTTAACTCTTAAAAACATCATATCTCAAGTTCTACAAGTCCGTTTt
Above is a window of Helianthus annuus cultivar XRQ/B chromosome 14, HanXRQr2.0-SUNRISE, whole genome shotgun sequence DNA encoding:
- the LOC110906714 gene encoding uncharacterized protein LOC110906714, encoding MADAVNVNDDDEARRNEMRTMIVEEVEKTIEASISRLAQEVEGQVLGVFDTLVTSKVEELKEMINELQTKKSTRRCTYKEFMACNPLPYKGEINLIACQRWISSIEAVFVRSRCEVEDQVMVATGLLQLQAKDLWDAHSKELGDDKVQTLTWQEFKEPFLKYHSPQSAIDKIQEDFLRLRQKDETIDEITNKFLEKVKFCGEIAGTERLKIIRYHAMLKAEYREFVNPSKCAILNELINWARDREIELRRQVERGEKKVAEKPTNTNPSKKAKYQDQNRKGKTSSGIPTCKTCGKHHSGECLLGKKGCYKCGQGGHPYYR